From a single Pleurodeles waltl isolate 20211129_DDA chromosome 10, aPleWal1.hap1.20221129, whole genome shotgun sequence genomic region:
- the LOC138261150 gene encoding uncharacterized protein, with protein sequence MWLILHTRPRGTTSSTRIPLTTGQDVPLQVLSSNAPTLPPSLERVENDLALVPLTSIATSNTEVADRFNSTSSQTDGVIYSEPPRENPTSAPPSNTAPVFAQTASGYFADISDNFSDSFASSTAELTKTCKLINWLKTNYFIFPWNYLWLSLTKLAFLLWIGFFMTFFLLIHGNYLPERSTVELVDESYKLIFLLKVRRDLSFVNISAIPIPDGIVWDKATFDIYGPTEVIQIPYVFKHSMNDVIIPRVVSDDWRVKTVDSMMTKLQYFTVFESEDVYQFKENYGDMFCYHYYRHHFIHRASTPKTIFNYTQRGHCTTPS encoded by the coding sequence atgtggctgatcctgcacaccAGACcgagaggaacaaccagtagtacccgaatccctctcactactggtcaagatgtccctctacaagttttgagcagcaatgcacccacccttcccccaagcttggagagggtggaaaatgatcttgcattagttccactaacatctattgcaacaagcaacacagaagTTGCTGATCGATTTAATTCGACCTCTTCacaaacggatggcgtcatttacagtgaaccaccgcgGGAGAACCCCACCAGtgctcctccttcaaatacggctccagtttttgcacagactgcttctggttactttgctgacatcagtgacaacttttcggactcatttgcctcttctacagctGAACtgacaaaaacatgtaagctgataaactggcttaaaacaaattactttatttttccatggaactatctgtggctttccttgactaaattagctttcctcctttggattggcttttttatgactttctttctattaatacatggtaattaccttcctgaacgatcaacagttgaactggtggatgagtccTACAAACTCATTTTTCTTctcaaggtccgcagagacttgtctttcgtgaacatttccgctataccaattcctgatgggatagtttgggataaagccacatttgatatatatggtccgacggaggtcattcaaataccatatgtgtttaaacattctatgaatgatgtaataatacccagagttgtttctgatgactggcgtgtgaaaacagttgattctatgatgactaagttgcagtattttactgtatttgaaagtgaggatgtttatcaattcaaagagaattatggtgacatgttttgctatcattattacagacaccatttcattcacagagcaagtaccccaaagactatttttaattacacacaacggGGACATTGTACGACTCCATCATAa